In the genome of Oncorhynchus nerka isolate Pitt River linkage group LG27, Oner_Uvic_2.0, whole genome shotgun sequence, the window ATGAGAGCATGGTTTATGTCCCCAAAGATGCTGCAGAAAAACATgtcttaaaaaataaataatttacacTCCAAACACCCCATAATAACTCATCTTTGGTTTTTATATAAATAACACAAATAATAACTTACAACAATGGATAATAACACAAAAGTTATAGGCCAGTATGGAGATTTTGCAGTTTAGTTGTAACTGTGCAGACAGAGTGAACGTCTTTAAAAGGTTGTTAAAACGTTATTTAAAAGGTCTTTCTGTAGGTCGTGAGATGACGAATACGGTATATGTGATGTGCTTCAGGAACATCCCAAAACAGAAGAGATTAAAGGAATGAAGTGGTTAAAGGAAGCCTCTGGTATGTTGCTGCAGTTAACTTCAGTTCCTTAGTGAGACCAACAATACCGTAGTAAAGCATTATGGTATCTGGCAGAACATGGAATGTCTCAACAGAAAAAAAAAGCCTgtatacgtcccaaatggcaccctattgtctgagtagtgcactacttttaaccagggtccatagggctccagtcaaaagtagtgcaccatatataGAATAGGGTGCTAGTTGGGATACAATCCTCATgtcaaagttttaaaaaataccaTTTAACACGTCAGGTGCATAACAGAGATCAACGCTAACAATTGATATAATCATTCATTATAGTGGAGGAAGATCAAGGCATACAGTAATACATACACATTTAACACGCtgtgtgttctggtctctctgtactttaatCCAGATATCATTGCTAACTTCATCAGCATCATCAGCGTTACACTCTTGCATTGTTAAATCtgcgtcccacatggcaccctattccctaaatagtgcactactttttattaCATTAAAAATACTTTATTTATCCCacaaagtacattattttatataTGTAGGAAATACAGTGCCATTTGGTACACAGTCATTATCAAACCTTAGTAAATTAATTGGGAGTCAATGAGCAGCTGTCACATGTAATTACATATGTATTTTAGTTCGTACATATATATTTATCAATAtattgtgtatgtatatatatatatatatatatatatttatggtaTGCTTTGAACACTTGTACAGTGAAAAGACAAGTCCAGCTTGCTGTCTGTCTTTACATTGATCCAACGTCAAGCCAACTGAGTTTTTGCTTTAGTTGTTCTCTGCTGACAGTTCATACCTGTTAATATGTATATGGAACTGTTTGCTTATTGTACTACGTTTAGTTCCACTTTATTTTACCGTCTGCTTTCTACCTGCAATTTACTTACATTACATGGAAACAAATTATCATTACTCAGTTACTAGCTCTTAAACATAACATTGAAACATATAATTATTACTCAGTTACTAGCTCTTAAACATTACATGGAAACAAATTATCATTACTCAGTTACTAGCTCTTAAACATAACATTGAAACATATAATCATTACTCAGTTACTAGCTCTTAGAATGTTTGGGATGAAATGAAACATGGAGAACTACAATAGGTGCCATTTGATATCACATCGTTTACAATTTTCTTGATTGATTAAGTAGTCTATAATGAAGCAATAAgtcccgagggggtgtggtatatgaccacggctaagggctgttatgCATGAAGCAacaccgtggtatattggccatataccataaacccctgaggtgccttattgctattatgatCTGGTAACCAAtggaattagagcagtaaaaatacatgttttgtcatacctgtgataTACCACGTTTCtcagacaatcagcattcagggctcgaaccactcaTAATAATACAAATTATAACCAGCTGTTTGTTTTTGCAAATTCCAGGTAAATACCAACTGTATTTTATTACTTCTCCTTTATTCATTACACTATTAGCCATTATAATAAGGGAAGTCAAACTAGTATAATAGTACaactattattaataataatactttTCTTGAGTAAAGTAAGTGACTGATCAGCTTACTTTGTTTGACATTACATTTTGATATTGCCTGGAGAATTCAGTCAGTAGGAACAGTTTTATTATAAATGTTCTCAAACATCCCTTTTCTTATTCCTTTCCCTGTTGCATTTATCCCAGAACAACCAGTATGCTGAAACAGAGTGCTTGACTTCATCCAAATCAAGGATATTGTTAGTATTATTGACCACTACctgttgttttatatatatttccacatagtgaggttggaataatactgtgaaattgtgaaaatgatgataattcccttttagtgtaagagctgtttgagaaAACTGCAtgacatttcagcctgttttggtgggatggagttttggcctgcctgttgACATCACCAATTAGAAAGAGGGGTTTCAAATCTCTCTGccaaacagctagttttcagttttcccctccccactcagaccactcacatactgtcctagctaaattcttgcttgagaaactTGCTCTTTTCTAAGAAGCAAGTGTTGTTTCTTTTTCACAATTTTTATTGAAatcaatcacagtaaggtacttaattgttactcagaacagctgcattggacctttaacattTGCACTACTGAGGAGGACCGTGCATCAGTTTTACACTAAAAACCTTGGCACATGAAAGGATAAGTAACTACAGAACTTATTTACATTGTACCGCCCAGGAGAGTGGCGTTGTTGATCATGATGAGTAGTTGTATTTTCTCTGTGTTTCACAGCCAGTATGACGTGACTGAAGTGGTAGATTATATTAAATTATACAACAAAGATCTGCAGCTCAGCCGTCACAACGTCCAAGAATCCCAACATGGGTCTCTTCATCCAGACGTCACAGCTTCAGTCCTTTCTGTTCTGTCATTTCTGCTCTCTCAGTCCTCTCAGCTCTCAGGCCAATCCTCCCTTCTCGTCCTTTAAAGccccatttctctcctctcctgctctcctcctctttcagttctattctcctctcctctttcagtcttctcctcctctttcagtcctattctcctctcctctttcagtcCTCTCTTCtttcagtcctctcctctcctctttcagtcctctcctgctctcctcctctttcagttctattctcctctcctcctctttcagtcctctcctctttcagtctcctctcctctttcagtcCTCTCTTCtttcagtcctctcctctcctctttcagtcctctcctctcctctttcagacctctcctccactttcagaactctcctctcctttgtcagtcctctcctctcttctttcagtcctctcctctttcagaactctcctctcctttgtcagtcctctcctctttcagacctcctctctcctctttcagtcctctcctctcctctttcagacctctcctttcctctttcagacctctcctctcctctttcagtcctctcctctcttctttcagtCCTCTACTCTttcagacctctcctctcctctttcagtcctctcctctttcagtcctctcctctcctctttcagacctctcctttcctctttcaggcctctcctctcctctttcagtcctctcctcctttttcagacctctcctctcctctttcagtcctctcctcctcttacagtcctctcctctcctctttcagtcctctcctctttcagtcctctcctctcctctttcagacctctcctttcctctttcagacctctcctctcctctttcagtcctctcctcctttttcagtcctctcctcctttttcagtcctctcctctcctctttcagtcctctcctctttcagtcctctcctcctctcctctttcagtcctctcttcctctcaggctCCAGTCACCTCTTCCTTTTTCAGTCTCCTTCTCTCAGACgccagtcctctcctcctctctgcatttCATGGGAATGAAGTGGGAGGCGATGTGTTCCCTCCTGGTCTTTTTCCCTCTCAGCGGTCTGCCCTTTTGAGACAGAGCAATGAACATCTCCTTGCCGTCTCTACTCGACTTAACAGACGAGTAAGCGTTGAAGTAGTTTTCTAGGAAAATCTCCTTGAAGTTGCAGTTCTCATTGTAGATTTTCTGTAAATAAATAAGGACACAAAACGGGACGATATTAGGCGTGAGGAGGGTTATAAacattttgtatatattttttaactttcTTATGTTTCTCCTATTTATatatgcatcatgttatgggtatgcttgtaattgttaagggctggggagtttttcaagataaaaaataaatggaatggagctaagaacGGGCAAAATCATAAAAGAAAACCTGGTTCGGTCtgatttccaccagacactgggagatgaattaatctttcagcaggacaataacctaaaacacaaggcactGTACAGTAGTGCATTCCAACCCTGTCCAGCAGAGAGAAGGTAGTTTAGTTAATTACCTTGCCTTGCAGCAGGCCAGTCCTGTTCATGGAGATATAGTACTGACTCTTCACTCCTTTGATAGCTAACACTCCTCCCTCGGACACCGTACGGACCTCCAGGATACCTATAGGAGATAGAGGGCAGAtatttatacactgctcaaaaaataaagggaacacttaaacaacacaatgtaactccaagtcaatcacacttctatgAAATCAAACtgcccacttaggaagcaacactgattgacaatacatttcacatgctgttgtgcaaatggaatagacaacaggtggaaattataggcaattagcaagacacccccgataatggagtggttctgcaggtggtgaccacagaccacttctcagttcctatgcttcctggctgatgttttggtcacttttaaatgctggcggtgctttcactctagtggtagcatgagacggagtctacaacccacacaagtggctcaggtagtgcagctcatccaggatgggacatcaatgcgagctgttgcaagaaggtttgctgtgtctgtcagcgtagtgtccagagcatggaggcgctaccaggagacaggccagtacatcaggagacgtggaggaggccgtaggagggcaacaacccagcagcaggaccgctacctccgcatttgtgcaaggaggagcaggaggagcactgccagagccctgcaaaatgacctccagcaggccacaaatgtgcatgtgtctgctcaaacggtcagaaacagactccatcagggtggtatgagggcccgacgtctacaggtgggggttgtgcttacagcccaacaccgtgcaggacatttggcatttgccagagaacaccaagattagcaaattcgccactggcgccctgtgctcttcacagatgaaagcaggttcacactgagcacatgtgacagacgtgacagagtctggagacgccgtggagaacgttctgctgcctgcaacatcctccagcatgaccggtttggcggtgggtcagtcatggtgtggggtggcatttctttggggggccgcacagccctccatgtgctcgccagaggtagcctgactgccattagg includes:
- the fgf7 gene encoding fibroblast growth factor 7, which gives rise to MPRWMPLPCNLPNLLSALYLHIIFLLGSVCVACSNCTPEQLAAIMNCSKHERHARNYDYMEGGDVRIRQLFSRTQWFLTVDDYGNINGTQDPTNCYSILEVRTVSEGGVLAIKGVKSQYYISMNRTGLLQGKKIYNENCNFKEIFLENYFNAYSSVKSSRDGKEMFIALSQKGRPLRGKKTRREHIASHFIPMKCREEERTGV